In a single window of the Salvelinus namaycush isolate Seneca chromosome 6, SaNama_1.0, whole genome shotgun sequence genome:
- the cnpy4 gene encoding protein canopy 4 produces MELFLLCFFWVCSFAISAEDERLPNRCEVCKFLTVELQAALEKTGRSKEVLELGAVLDTGKRRRKIKYNTSETRLTEAVDNICEGILQYSVHAERPGSLRYAKGTSQTMATLKNLVHKGVKVELGLPYELWDEPSVEVSDMKKQCETMLEQYEEVVEDWYFHHQEERLERFLCETHILKTSEQECLQEVWKGDMGKKGSKVEVASEGEGGGKTHDAGEL; encoded by the exons ATGGAACTTTTTCTCTTGTGCTTTTTTTGGGTGTGCAGCTTCGCTATATCAGCCGAGGACGAAAGACTGCCCAATCGATGCGAAG TGTGTAAGTTCCTGACGGTGGAGCTCCAAGCAGCCTTGGAGAAGACGGGTCGGTCCAAGGAGGTTCTGGAGCTAGGAGCAGTGCTGGACACGGGTAAACGCAGACGCAAGATCAAATACAATACCTC TGAGACCCGTCTGACGGAGGCAGTGGATAACATCTGTGAGGGGATCCTACAGTACAGCGTCCATGCTGAGAGACCTGGCAGCCTCCGATACGCCAAG GGTACCAGTCAGACCATGGCCACTCTAAAGAACCTGGTCCATAAGGGGGTGAAGGTGGAGTTGGGGCTGCCCTATGAACTCTGGGACGAACCCTCAGTGGAGGTGTCCGACATGAAGAAACAG TGTGAGACGATGCTAGAGCAGTATGAGGAGGTTGTGGAGGACTGGTACTTCCACCATCAGGAGGAGAGGCTGGAACGCTTCCTGTGTGAGACACACATTCTCAAGACCTCCGAGCAag aatgTCTACAGGAGGTTTGGAAGGGTGACATGGGAAAGAAGGGATCCAAAGTGGAGGTAGCAAgcgaaggagagggaggagggaagactCATGACGCAGGAGAACTGTGA